CACCATCGCCTGCACGAGCGTGTTCGACCCCGCCATCTGCACCATCATCGAGAAGCCGACGGGCACGAGCAGGAGCGTCGAGAGCCAGAACGACCGCGAGAGCGCGAACAGCCCGAGCGCCACCCCGAACCCCGCGCAGGCAGCGGCGACCCAGCGGCCGAGGCCCCGGAGCCGCCTCCGGCTGGCGAGGACGAGCGCGCCGAGCAGCGCCCCGATGCCCGACGCGCCCATCAGGATGCCGAGCCCCTGCGCCCCACCGCGCAGGATCCGATCGGCGAAGATCGGCATCAGCACCGCGTACGGCATCGCTGTGACGCTCACGACCCCGAGCAGGAGCAGGAGCGCGCGGATGGCCCTCGTGCGCGCGACGAACCGGAAGCCCTCGACCGTGTGGGAGAACGCGGAGCCTCGTCCCGCGGCGGCCGGGCGGGGCGGGACGCGCATCGCCAGGAGGCTCGCGAGCACGGCGAGGAAGCTCACCCCGTTCGCGACGAAGCACCACGCCTCGCCGATCGCGCCGACCAGGATGCCCGCCACCGCCGGGCCGATGATCCGCGCGCCGTTGAACATTGAGGAGTTGAGCGCGATGGCGTTGGCGAGGTCCTCCCGGCCGACCATCTCGACGACGAACGCCTGCCGCGTCGGGATGTCGAACGCGTTCACGACGCCGAGGAGCACGCTGAACCCGAGGATGTGCGGGACCTGGATGTGCCCGCTCAGCGTGAGCGCGCCGAGCCCGAAGGCGAGCGCCATCGCGGCGGACTGCGTGGCGAGCAGGATGCGGTGGCGGCTCCGCCGGTCGGCCACGGTGCCGCCGATCGGGGCGAGCAGGAAGACGGGGATCTGCGTCGCGAACCCGACGGTGCCGAGTAGCAGCGACGAGCCCGTCAGCCGGTACACGAGCCACGACTGGGCGACCGACTGCATCCAGGTGCCGACCAGCGAGACGAGCTGGCCGGCGAAGAAGAGCTGGTAGTTCCGGTGGCGCAGCGCGCGCAAGAGCGACGCGCCGGAGCCCGCCGGGCGCTCACCACGACCCGCCGCGGGGAGCGGCTCCGCTTCAGGCTGACCCATGGTCGCAGTATGGGGACGCCGGAGGCTCGGGAACCTGGGATCCGAAGGATCCGAGCGCAGCGGGGTCAGCCGCGCGGCCTCCGGCCGGGCTCCGCCGCGGCGCGCGGCTCAGCCCCCGCCCGCGTAGTTGGCGGGCCACGCCGCCGAGAGGAGGCCGCCGTCGACGGCGACCTCCTGGCCGGTGATGAACGAGGCCTTGTCGCTGAAGAGGAAGGCGACGAGCGCGGCTACCTCGTGGGGCCCGCCGACGCGGTTCATGGCGTGGAGCGACGCGGCGAAGGCGCGGCCCTGGGGATCGTCGAGGCGCCAGCCGGCCGTCGCCATCTCCGACTC
The DNA window shown above is from Sorangium aterium and carries:
- a CDS encoding MFS transporter, giving the protein MGQPEAEPLPAAGRGERPAGSGASLLRALRHRNYQLFFAGQLVSLVGTWMQSVAQSWLVYRLTGSSLLLGTVGFATQIPVFLLAPIGGTVADRRSRHRILLATQSAAMALAFGLGALTLSGHIQVPHILGFSVLLGVVNAFDIPTRQAFVVEMVGREDLANAIALNSSMFNGARIIGPAVAGILVGAIGEAWCFVANGVSFLAVLASLLAMRVPPRPAAAGRGSAFSHTVEGFRFVARTRAIRALLLLLGVVSVTAMPYAVLMPIFADRILRGGAQGLGILMGASGIGALLGALVLASRRRLRGLGRWVAAACAGFGVALGLFALSRSFWLSTLLLVPVGFSMMVQMAGSNTLVQAMVPDALRGRVMAVYAMMFMGMAPLGALLAGWLAGKIGAPATVASGGACCVVAAAVFAARLPKLRQQARELIIAQQMAAGTPPEQLTQPVAVEAASEEQGAARPA